One window of the Ictidomys tridecemlineatus isolate mIctTri1 chromosome 11, mIctTri1.hap1, whole genome shotgun sequence genome contains the following:
- the LOC144367784 gene encoding intelectin-1 — MTSAGGGWTLVASVHENNMAGKCTVGDRWSSQQGNRADYPEGDGNWANYNTFGSAEAATSDDYKNPGYYDIQAADLGIWHVPNKSPMQNWRNSSLLRYRTRTGFFQHLEHNLFGLYQKYPVKYGIGKCWADNGPAIPVVYDFGDAQKTAAYYSPYGRNEFTAGFVQFRVFNNEGAANALCAGMRVTGCNTEFHCIGGGGFFPEGNPRQCGDFSSFDWNGHGTHVGYSSSREITEAAVLLFYR; from the exons ATGACCTCTGCGGGTGGTGGCTGGACCCTGGTGGCCAGTGTGCACGAGAACAACATGGCTGGGAAGTGCACGGTGGGCGATCGGTGGTCCAGCCAGCAGGGCAACAGAGCAGACTACCCAGAGGGGGACGGCAACTGGGCCAATTACAACACCTTCGGGTCTGCAGAGGCGGCCACCAGTGACGACTACAAG AACCCTGGCTATTACGACATCCAGGCTGCGGACCTGGGCATCTGGCATGTGCCCAACAAGAGCCCCATGCAGAACTGGCGGAACAGCTCTCTGCTGAGGTACCGCACCAGAACTGGCTTCTTCCAGCATCTGGAACATAATCTGTTTGGCCTCTACCAG AAATACCCAGTGAAATATGGAATAGGAAAGTGTTGGGCTGACAATGGTCCTGCGATACCTGTGGTCTACGATTTTGGTGATGCTCAGAAAACTGCAGCGTATTACTCACCCTATGGCCGGA ATGAATTCACTGCAGGATTTGTCCAGTTCAGAGTATTTAATAATGAGGGAGCAGCCAATGCCTTGTGTGCCGGAATGAGGGTCACCGGATGTAACACTGAATTT CACTGCATTGGTGGAGGAGGATTCTTCCCAGAGGGTAATCCCAGGCAATGTGGAGACTTCTCTTCTTTCGACTGGAATGGACATGGAACTCATGTTGGTTACAGCAGCAGCCGGGAGATAACAGAGGCAGCTGTGCTTCTCTTCTATCGTTGA